From Cognatishimia activa, one genomic window encodes:
- a CDS encoding tripartite tricarboxylate transporter permease — translation MLRIPKYFLTPIVLLLCFVGTFALQASVFDLVVILGFGLIGILSRATRF, via the coding sequence GTGCTGCGGATACCTAAGTACTTTCTTACGCCGATTGTGCTGCTCTTGTGCTTTGTCGGAACCTTCGCGCTGCAAGCTTCGGTCTTTGACTTGGTGGTCATTCTTGGTTTCGGGCTGATCGGCATCCTGTCTCGCGCTACGCGTTTCTGA